The following DNA comes from Pseudophryne corroboree isolate aPseCor3 chromosome 8, aPseCor3.hap2, whole genome shotgun sequence.
CGGGAGAGAGAAGGCAGCAAGCCACATCTCTGGCCGGAGATCGGTGATCAGATATAGAGGACATTTGGAAGAGCACGCTGTGGGTAAAGGCtatggtatccagtctttaggtcgacatggccactatgtcaacatggaaaaaggacgacatcagttttaattttttttttacctttttcatactttacgatccacgtggactacgattgggaatagtaacctgtgccgagagcacATCGGTAGCGGAGCGCTGCACcttacctgaagcatggcgagcgaacaaggtgcactaattggggttcccggtaacttTACGAGGAAAACTAcaccaatttttatttttaaaactcatttcgatctttttccatgtcgacctatttcaggtgtcgacctagtcacactGTCGCCCAATAGTGTGGTtgactctatgatccacacccaaggCTATACGTGGCCTTTGCATAATACAGTTGAAGAGCAGCAGATTTGGCAGCACAGCACCGACTTCCCCCCAGAGCAGACCTGTTGGTATTTTGTGTCACTCCATTGAGGGATGGGCTCAGGTTTCTCCTTATATTCCCAGATGACAGTTTTCCTGTCGGCCGCAAGGAGCTGGACCTTTAGTTCATAAATACAACCGCAGTCACGCCGCCCAGCATACCTGTGAGAGAAAACATTGAGAAGCTAAtgccttagttttttatttttaataaattagcaaaaatctcaaaaacacttttttcacattgtcattatggggtattgtgtgtagaattttgagtgaaaaaaatacatttattccattttggaataaggctgtaacataacaaaatgtggaaaaagtgaagctctgtgcaTACTTTCCGGCTGCACTCTTGTTGGTTATGGCAACCAGTACAGGTGGACACTGGTTAACTTATTCTTTTCTATATTTTCAGGGTATTCCGCTGCGCGTTAAATTGGGAATAAAACAGTAACACCACAagactgtggggtaaatgtatgaagcggtgataagaatggagaagtgagcctgtggagaagttgcccatggcaaccaatcagctgcttcatacagttgtatagtatgcaaattataaatgttacttcaatgctgattggttgccatgggtaacttctccactggctcacttctccacacttatcactgcttcatacatttacccctgacagaggtaagaggaccctgctcacaagctatagggaaataggaatgtAATACATGAAAGTGGGCTACTTGATCCAGTCACACAGCCGTATTGTCCTGTGGTCAGTCAGTTGTGCGAGTGTAGAGAAAACATATGAAAAGTTATGTGTGAACCGCATAGAGGGTAACTGTGTACAATAGCTTATGGAGGTTACGTGGTGattctctgcatttgataagaTGCCTGAAGAGGTGATACataagggaacgcttgaaggttcaaAGGTTAGAAGAAAGTTTAATGTGAGGGAGGGCatgccacagagtgggtgcagcctgaaaacAAGTCCTGTAACCGTGAATGGTTACAGAATGGTAATGGGTGTGGATGAGAAGCGCAGGTCTCGCACAGAGCAGAGGGGTCAAGCTGGGAGATATTTCGGaataagagaagagatgtatgttgtgtagtttggttaataaccttgtgtgtaagtaaaagtattttatattgaattcgATAATAAACCAAACACAGGTAAGTCACGTATGGACTGTCAGTGCGGAGCAGCAGATGAAGGCTGCGCGAGGAAGATCAGCTTAGCTGCTGCATTCataattagggtggccaatcccggactGGCAGAATCCCGACCTAAAATTGGCCAGGATTCAAGCCCAGGATTGGAGctaccaatcccggggatttcgggattggccactACGTTAGTATTTtctatgccgggcagcgttgagcgtcctcaggaggctcagacgctgctcgGCTCCCCATGCTTAGCTTCCCCTTGCTCCGGCTGGGCGCACTGCTCAGtgtgtgacgtgaagtcagaggtcacgctgtgcagcctCTTGACCTCACCGCTGCACTGCCCGCCCAGCCGCCGGACCACACAGCAAGTGGCCCATCCTTCCTCCCATCCAGATTGGGGTGTGTTATCTGGGCTGGTCAGGGGGGAAAGGGGCGGTACACATTGAAAAGCAGCCGGAATTGATTGTTTTTCAAttccgattcccgggattgaaaaaatggcccgggattggccaccctattcaTAATAGATTGAGTCTGTTTAGACAAGGAGACCACCGCAGTATCCAGTGCATGAATAACAGTTTCTgccgtgtcttgtgtaagatatggctggcttttttttttttatagatttctaAGATTATTACAATACAGACTGAATTTGGGGCGCTAAGGACAGTTTAGGATAAAACACAGGGCCAAGGTGAAGATGGGCCATATCTTGGAGATGTTACGGAGCTAAAAGACCAGAGGGCATATGTCATTTCATGATAGTAATGGGTTGGGGTTTTGGAATCCGCACTGGTTCAGATTGTAATTAGATGAAAGCAGTTAGTAAACAAATTTTTATCTGCCGTAGAGGGCAGAAATCATACTGATAACCAACATAAAACTACCAGTTCGCCTGATCGGCTTTTGTGGGTAGTatagggttggcggtgctccctgACATAAGTTCAGAACAAACTttgtagggttttttttttgcGAAGAAGCAAAAAGAGACTGTTTAGATgtctttctggggcacactttagatAATTCAATTGGTAATGAAGATGAAGTAATGTGAGATATAATTATaaagataaaacataacttttattacatatcagacgataaaaaaaggggggagagacaaacaaaataaataaatgatgctgTATATATCAGCAAGGTGAATAAAAAAAGTATTAAATCACAATGTGACGATATGTGACTCTTAATGTAAAGTAGGTGGCAGAGGGTTTATCCGCACACCCACTGGGAATAAGCGAGTATTGATGTTTGAATTGAATCAGAGCGAAAATTTGTTGGTAAATCCTGTATTCTCTATGGATTTATGAATTTTTATACTTAAGTATATTCATATGAGAGAAACAGGAAAAACCGGCTTTAACGACTCTGGACTCCTTCTTAGGTAACACAATTATTAGTGCTGCAAAGACCAATAGCAATAGGGATATAGGTGAATTAAAGATATATACACGGAAGGTGTATTCCTTGATACTACAGTACctggtattcccagagggtcaccctttctggtactgaccaggcccaatgctgcttagcttccaagatcagacgagatcgggcatatccagcatggtatgactgtagacagTCAGGTATAAACCTATCTGCGTATGGAAAAACCAATTGCTTAATAGGTTTGGGCTGGTCTGAGAAGGTATCAGGAAAAGTATAGATAAAATGAAACCCGGTTACTGAAAAGTATCTAGACACTGTATCTAGACACTGATCCCAGACGATCaggtgaacaagctcctcccagcgaaacgcgcgtcacttccggtccggcgctCGACTTCCGGGATCTCCGTTACGGAGCTCCGGCGGGCGGACTCCTCCACAGCACACCGCAAgtaccacacacctccccctgtTAGTTTGTGGCAGGCTCTCCTACAGGCACCTCATCCCTCTGTGTTTTTCTGATTCACAGGGGATGAGCATTCTCCGCTCCATGCATATGGCACGGATAAGATAGGTTGCCATAGCAACAAGCCCTGACTTAAACAGCAATTGGTGGCTGTCTCTCCAGATTTCTTTCACACAGACCAGTTATTTAACCATTCAGAGAGACCATCAATCAGATGGCAATGCTTATATCATCCTCTCAACCATCTCTTTAAATAGCTAAGTCAGGACAGTGTTTTGGAGAATCTGAACAAATCCACAGAAGGTCTTTACACATAATCTGCACTGTACAAATTATGACAAATATGGACTTGTgtgtaaaataatatttttttccatGCAAATTGATCATTGATTATACTGTGGTTTTGTGCTTGTGTGCTGGAATTTATGGGTATCATTATGCTTTTCATGTGGTAACATAATATTTTTGCAAAGCATTtagaaatttatttatttattttgaatctGTAAATCCAGACTAACAGATTTTTTCAATTATTAGAACAACCTTTTACCTAGCATTCCTATTTGGATTAAGTAGATATTTATATCTACCTTGTCATTTCCAGACTGATATAATTGGATGTGCATGCAGAATTTGTTTTGCCCTCTTTGAGGACTTTTGCTTCATGTATGTGTCTCTTTTCATGGTTTCTTATAAATTCCCACTACGGCTATATTCTGAATGCTACATTGTGGGCAAATAATTTGACAACATTCATATACTTGGCACCAGTGTCAACTCCAGGATACCGGCTGCCCTATGCTTCATTTTGATACTACACATATGTGAATATTCCCCTTGCACCCGGTTATATCTTTTTTCACCCAAATTATTGGGATACAGTGTCTAGATACTTTTCAGTAACCGGGTTTCATTTTATCTATACTTTTCCTGATACCTTCTCAGACCAGCCCAAACCTATTAAGCAATTGGTTTTTCCATACGCAGATAGGTTTATACCTGActgtctacagtcataccatgctggatatgcccgatctcgtctgatcttggaagctaagcagcattgggcctggtcagtaccagaaagggtgaccctctgggaataccagGTACTGTAGTATCAAGGAATACACCTTCCGTGTATATATCTTTAATTCACCTATATCCCTATTGCTATTGGTCTTTGCAGCACTAATAATTGTGTTACCTAAGAAGGAGTCCAGAGTCGTTAAAGCCGGTTTTTCCTGTTTCTCTCATATGAATATACTTAAGTATAAAAATTCATAAATCCATAGAGAATACAGGATTTACCAACAAATTTTCGCTCTGATTCAATTCAAACATCAATACTCGCTTATTCCCAGTGGGTGTGCGGATAACCCCTCTGCCACCTACTTTACATTAAGAGAGTCACATATCGTCACATTGTGATTTAATACTTTTTTTATTCACCTTGCTGATATATAcagcatcatttatttattttgtttgtctctcccccctttttttatcgtctgatatgtaataaaagttatgttttatctttATAATTATATCTCACATTACTTCATCTTCATTACCAATTGAATTatctaaagtgtgccccagaaagacATCTAAACAGTCTCTTTTTGCTTCTTCGCAAAAAAAACCCTACAAAGTCATTTCATGATATTAAGAACCATCCAGGAGGTAGCCTTTTAAATCTAGGTCAATGAAAGAGTTTTTCAGGATCACAGTCAGCATGCTCTTACAATGACTCATTTATAATGGACTAGCGTAGCCTATCACACAATGCTGTACAATCCAGGATCCAAATGCAAAAATAACGTACAATTGCTTGCGAGTATTAATACCTGCACAAAACGTAGCTTCTACTTATGAAATACTGGTCACCACGGCGACCAAGAACCTGGCGATTGGATTTTCTGATGGTGGGAGGAATCCTCTATAGCTGCGTCGATCCCAGCAGACGCAGTGGAGAATTGGGGGCATGCTGGTGCACAGTGAAGCGGCGTACATTAAATGCGGTGACACAAGTTGCTTCTTAACTACATTTAAATCATGCCGCTGTCCCACCTTCATATTTCCTGAtgtgtattatacccctttcacaccaaagtcCCAGGTCtcaacccaggatttggaacatggttccaaaGTGGGTAAGAACTGGGACACACCCCTTTCACAATGCAGCGCCGACCCAGGTTAATTTCATGTCAGCGCCGTTCACACTGGGCATGGATGCAGTGGAAGTCCTCTCCTGGCGACAACATTATCTGGCCGGGAATCTGGCTCTACCAATGCTGTGAACATGACCTGGATCAGACCATTTAAAACCCCCTTAATTTGGGTCCTTTCCCAGACCAACCTGGATCTGGACCAGGGTTATTTTTCACACTGAGCTGTGACCCATCTTAACCAGGCAATAAGCTGGGTCAAAGCAGCGGATGGAAATGGGTATAACTTAGTTCCTGGTCCCGCAGTCACCTTCCATGCTGCTGCAGGTTCACAAGCCCCCCTGCCCCACAGTATTCCAATGACCACCATTGAGATCCAGAGCACCTCTGATGGGAACAAGCTTATTTGATCAATGTGAGTAGTTACTTTCTAGTTAGTGTATAGTTCTCAGATTATATGGTCGCTCGAAAGGTAACGTTTATATTTTACAATGACAAAGTTCTACCGCTTTCTGCACGGTTAGGGTATTTCAGATGTGGTtgaaggtgctatcactgctgcatctttGGAAGTCATAGCGCTATAtggcaatgcagcaggaggcgtctattacaagcagatgccacctgctgcagtagtgatccgacctacAGCATTGGATCACTCAATCACCAACAGGCGGCTTGTGGCACCCGTGATGATGAGCAAGCCGCCTGTCGTAGAGTACACGAAATCTCTGTGGAACCACAGAGACCCCTGGccacttccctccccctaaacagcaGCAACACGCCTCTGTCTGGAGAAACGTGAGGATGTCaccacccccaaatggcatcagactgtctgaCAGTTTGATGCCATAGTCACAGGACCAGTTTGCGCACGAGCAGAACGTGTCCTAATCAACGCAACGATAATCGGTACTTTTCTGCATgaacagcaactccaaccacatctgaataacccccagtatgACCTATGATAGAAATGAAACTTCTGACATCAGCCTGATGACAACTTTAGCCAACCTTCCTGATTGGTGGAAGATGTTCACCGGCCAGTCTTGCTCTTTACCAGCAGATTTCAAattgctgtgtggcatactatgaatttggGCACTGTGGCATGACATACTATCAATGGGGGGGGGTTCACCACAATGTGTCATACTATAATTTTGCCACTCCTGTGTGGAATACTGTTAATCAAGGGTCCTGCTGTGTGGCATGCTGTGAACTGAGTGCTAGAGATGGACAAGTGTCTGATGGGCATTGAAGGGTCATGTGGTGTTCTGATGGCATGTAGGGGAATTGAATGGGCATGTGTGGGGAAGTCTGAGGTGTATTGAAAAGGCTTGTGTGGTGGTCTGTACAAAATTTTCATATACAGTAATTTGGTTGGTGACTATGGTCTGGCTCCTACATTGAATTTTTTTTTCAGAAGTATATTGAATGCAGCCTCCATTTATTTACTAGGAGGCTTGTGTATGCAACAGGGGCAAAAAGCGAACTCACCAATCTGATACCTGGATGATAGGCTGGTGGACATCTAGGAAGTGTTCCCAAAGGCCTTCTCTCAAAAGGTCTATGACCTGGGTCTTCTCACACCATCTGTGGAAAGAATTACAGAGCGTGACATAGGGGACAGATTACCTTTTAGCAATGGTCCAGCCTATTACTTACAAATAAGAGGTGACAAAGCAGGTCTGGCTCTCTGCTCCTTCTAAAACGTCATGGTTGTTTTCCACTGCCCAACCGTCTGCTCTGTGTGTGACCTGCCAGTGCTGTAGCTGTTCTGGGAAAGGGACGGAAACCAGAGTTTACAGGCCAATCTGGTTCACTCGGACGCAGTTGCGTCTGTTCTACACAAGTCTCCTGACTGAAATCATTATTATCTACACTGAGCCAATCAGTCCAGCCTTCAGTCTGCCTCTGACAGGTAACAACTAACAGTCTATTGTTAGGGTTATGTACCCAGGCATCTACAACCTGATAAGAATCCatgtatgtaatttatttattacccTTTCATCCAGCTACCTTAATACTGTAAAAGGAACAAATAATCGAAGCAGCAGGGTCCCAAGAAACACATTACACTCCGAGGAAATTGCTTTCATACAACGAAACGCGTCATTCTGCAGCACTCATTTATCTGCTTCTAGTGACACTCTTAGGACCCTGTTGTGAACATAATCATCAACTTGCAAACATGAAAACACAACGTAGCGCTATACTGAGCAACCAGAGCTAGAACTCTACGTCAGCTGGAGAGCATGCAGTAACTTTGACTCCCGAGCAGAACCATGTGACCAATTTAAGACATGCCCACTACTTATATCACCACAACTGTAAAAACAGATAACATGCAACCACAAATACTTGTTTTCCAAGCAGAGCTACTCAGGCGTTGTATTAATTACTATGACAAATGGTGGAAGTGATAAAACCAAAAAGCTTTACTTGATCTGTGTACAGTGCTACTGACCTGTCATTGCCCCTCGCCATCTCCTACACATACAGTAGAGAAGAACCTAAGGGTAAGTGATTTGTCCCCTCACCTGTACCACATGGGTTGCGTAACAAGTTCCGGGACAGTGGCCTCTTCAGACAAGCTCTCTGCCAGGAGAACTGGTGACACATATCAGCAGCTCTCAGAATTTCTGTCCTCCGCTCATGCTCACACTTCATTCTCCACAAGGAGGGCGAGTCTATCAGATACCTCCAGCGCTGGCTCACGCGCCTATAGTGGACAATTAAGTCCCAGGCTGGCAAAAAACTGAGGATCAAGAGGAGAGCTTCGTCTGGAAGAGGGTCTAGATCCATCTCATACACAATGTCTCTCAAGTCAGAGTATGCTTGTGGCAGCCAGTGATGTACAAAGTAAGGCGGTCATCTCTGCAGGACGGCATGCCAGTCCATAGTAAATTGCAACATCTTCAGCGCAACCTACAGtaagacaaaaataaaaaaatcacaccaGTTATGCCACACTTCAAAGATGGATGTTCATAACAAAAACTATGCTAATGTGCAACCTGTGAGATGCATTGGAATCTACACAGAGATAAATCTGCTTACACGTATTGGCAAATATCCCAATATGCAATATGGAAGCATAGTTACTGACTACTAAACAGTAAGAAGAATTGCGATACATGTTGATGGTGGCCTAAATATTATGGTAATGTCCTGTTATCCAAGTTCTAAAAATAAATGtctacctggaaaacatgaactgttgggggtccctgAGGACAGAGGggaagatttattaacctggaaaaggcataaggaagtgataaagcagtgttaagtgcaaggtgataatgcaccagccaatcagctcctaactgttaatttacatatgggagctgattggctggtgtgtgatcaccttgcatttatcactggtttatcacttccttatgccttctccaggttaatacatctgccccagagtgtggAAATCACTGCTCCATGGACCTTAGACCAGCGTTTTtcaactagtgtgccgccagcggttgtcaggtgtgccgcagcctgccACTCGCGCGGCTCACCGGCCTCcagagatgccctgcacagtgctccgccgCCCGCCAAAGATACATGGATCCTTCTCCTGCCGTCGTGCACGGGCAGcacagtcagctctcctgctgcccagtccgtgacctatggtgacgtgctgATTGGTCACTCATTCTACGTCTCATTTCCGCCCGCGCTTGGTGCTGGTGTATGCTGCAGCGTGCGGACTGCCCTGAACTGCTGTGCTCATCCTAATCCTACTACAGCTCAGATATACAGGACTCCGGACTGACATTACAGTGGGGCTGTGAGTActatactattacaggggaggagggggcagtgtgtgtgtgccattactgtgggggctgtgaggggggcagtgtgtgtgccattacttgtgtgtgtaggggggggcagtgtgtgtgtgccattacaatgggggctgtgaggggggcagtgtctgtgccattactgtgtgtgtgtgtgtggggcagtgtgtgtgtgccattacgAGGGGGGCAGTGTCTgtgccattactgtgtgtgtgtggggcagtgtgtgtgtgccattacaatgggggctgtgaggggggcagtgtgtgtgccattactgtgggggctgtgagggggcagtgtgtgtgccattactgtgtgtgtgtgggggggcagtgtGTTTGATAAATGTTGAGGCTAATGTATCTGATATCTGTGGGGACTaatgtgtttccccccccccccctctcatgggtaactgatagcgtgccttgggaattttaaagtcttgttaggcgtgccgcgagtcaggaaaggttgaaaatctctgccttaGACAATAAGGATGGAAAATTcttctttttagcagaatttgcaatcctttgaatcgcatgctgggggctgcccatcactgggcaaggccacccaggatGCAACCCACTGCCCACCCACTGTGATCgctgaaattgtggatgcctcctgccgtCGCGGAGACCCGCCACCATTATTTCGTTTGGATCGGCTGCATGTGATGacacgcagccgccctgaaaagAGCAGCTTAAGTTTATATAGACAACCTGTAACAGCATGACAACCCATTATCTGGTGACTATTACAACTTCAAGCAGACTTGGGGTTTACCAAGCACTGGTCTAGGACAGGAGTATGTTACATTTAATATTATTGCGATGTTTAACTTTGAGATCACAACTGCAGAGAATCGGCTGACTGCAAAGACAcggcttatgctgctttcacatcgcaaaacctgcttttgaaacggttctttaaacgggtctgagcagttaaacccccttcacatcgcatgttgtaaccagtatattaccatttcattaccgttttggtacctttcacactgaacccgtttcacccatacaaaacagtggttgtcattttaaatgtttatttcctgcttctgcctggtgacatcacacatggagacagcctatcaccttctggggcttgctaataccgtttcagaccctttcacactgcacaattaaacgggtctgaaacgggtaggaccctgcttttttaccgtttcaaaataccggtattttgtaaacggtaaattgaaggtgaccctttcacatcgcagctcgaaccgtttaggaagccagtaaaaacggcaaattatcgGGTCAagctgctgtgtgaaaggggtataaacaaGTCTAGACTCTGGAGTCAACCCCGACCAGAGGCTACTTCActagagcagtgatggggaacctttggcactccagctattgttgaactacatatcctaaTTAGTGTTTACCATATTAAGCTATTTTGATTATTTTACATTTAGGTACATGAGCTGTACATTTTCCATCCCTTTGAAAGGTGTATCCTGTCCTTATAAGAATCTCAGATATGTCCAGGACACTTATTCATTTTTGGTATGCAGACAGGGGCTGTTCAAGAGGTGGAAGGGGTGCAGCATGTGCCGAGGTCTGGAAACATAGAAATATTTTGTTCTATGATATTTTTATTTTCCTTGTAGTACTTTGTGCCTTGTTCACTACATAAGTACACACACAAGAACACTAGGGCTTGCCCATAATCCCCGATTACCTGGGACAGTGCACTTTATGATCTGTCAGGCAGGTCTTCACAAGCTGAACCAGCAGCAGTCAAGGAAGACAACTCAGGAACAAGATAGTGCAGTGCTAAACTCCAAAGTCCATATTCTGGATCAGTCTCCTCCGTGTCTCACAACTCTTCTGCTATACGGGCTGAAGGAGAGAACACAGAGCATAAAACTGCGACAGTACAGTAGGTACACACCCCAGTGATGTACCACAATCCGATACCGTACACACTAGTCAGTGATTATTATAATGGGATGATCATAAGATAACACCTGACAGTCAGGTGCTACTGGCTCATCATTTTGGAAAGCTTGTGCATGCAGTGCCGGTTAGACGGGCCACACCATGCTCTGAGATTCTAGATCTGAAGGGTGGGAAATCAGCTGTTTGGGCCgataattgtacagtgtgtacccagctttgctCGTTAATCAGTACCTGTCACACAGGACTGTTTGGTCACCTTACCTGTCATAAGTTCTGACACCTGGCTGACTCAAGATCAGTGGATCAGTCCCGCATTAACACCCTGCTATACGGC
Coding sequences within:
- the FBXO27 gene encoding F-box only protein 27, with amino-acid sequence MDLDPLPDEALLLILSFLPAWDLIVHYRRVSQRWRYLIDSPSLWRMKCEHERRTEILRAADMCHQFSWQRACLKRPLSRNLLRNPCGTEQLQHWQVTHRADGWAVENNHDVLEGAESQTCFVTSYLWCEKTQVIDLLREGLWEHFLDVHQPIIQVSDWYAGRRDCGCIYELKVQLLAADRKTVIWEYKEKPEPIPQWSDTKYQQVSHEFRDYGPGVRYVSFTHKGKDTQFWQGWYGARISNSSVSLTCRNTKPCTLPPPPDTEEA